One genomic segment of Sanyastnella coralliicola includes these proteins:
- a CDS encoding dipeptide ABC transporter ATP-binding protein yields MQNKSILSIQNLSISFRQGKEWNPVIKGVSLEVPQGGILGVVGESGSGKTVSSLACMGLLPSKIARIDHGVALFGASQEDLLQDNFTHAKRYRGKEITMIFQEPMSSLNPSMTCGAQVAEMLKEHLGMDAKKARQRTVELFTEVELPVPVDMFDRYPHELSGGQKQRVMIAMALAPEPSLIIADEPTTALDVTVQKSVLELLRRLQQARQLSMIFISHDLGVVAHVADQVAVMYKGEVLESGPVTQVMQNPTQAYTKGLLACVPPTNGERVRLQTVEEIIKGGEVKKEIYSSSPSKDPILRVKDLWKRFVTRRNLLGKATDHFDAVRGVSFELFQGETLGIVGESGCGKSTVSRMIIGLIEPSEGSIEWSGSAGAVQLVFQDPYSSLNPRISVGNALVEAMMVNGVESDRQKAQDQVRSILAEVGLDPSHFDRYPHSFSGGQRQRIVVARALCTNPRVVVLDESVAALDVSVQAQVLNLLNQLKASRGLTYVFISHDLHVVHYMSDRLLVMERGQIVESGNAHKIFTQPSEEYTKKLVESAVFTNEG; encoded by the coding sequence ATGCAGAATAAGTCGATCCTATCCATTCAAAACCTCTCTATTTCATTCCGCCAAGGCAAAGAATGGAATCCGGTAATCAAAGGCGTATCCCTTGAGGTACCCCAAGGAGGCATTCTTGGAGTGGTGGGTGAATCCGGTTCTGGAAAGACGGTTTCTTCCCTTGCTTGCATGGGCCTTTTGCCATCGAAAATCGCACGTATTGACCATGGGGTGGCGCTATTCGGCGCTAGCCAAGAAGATTTACTACAAGACAACTTTACACACGCCAAACGCTATCGCGGAAAAGAGATCACCATGATCTTTCAGGAACCGATGAGCAGTTTGAACCCTTCGATGACCTGTGGAGCTCAAGTCGCTGAAATGCTCAAGGAGCATCTGGGGATGGACGCCAAGAAAGCACGTCAACGAACAGTCGAACTCTTTACTGAGGTAGAATTACCTGTTCCAGTCGACATGTTTGACCGCTACCCACATGAACTCAGTGGAGGTCAAAAACAACGTGTGATGATCGCCATGGCCCTAGCTCCAGAGCCATCTCTGATCATTGCCGATGAACCAACCACGGCATTGGATGTGACCGTTCAGAAGAGTGTTCTTGAGCTGCTTCGTCGTCTACAACAAGCTCGTCAGCTTTCGATGATTTTTATCTCGCACGATCTAGGTGTGGTGGCCCATGTGGCTGATCAAGTGGCAGTGATGTACAAAGGCGAAGTCTTGGAGAGTGGCCCGGTAACTCAGGTCATGCAGAACCCAACACAAGCTTACACTAAAGGACTGTTGGCTTGCGTACCTCCGACGAATGGAGAGCGTGTGCGACTTCAGACAGTAGAGGAAATCATCAAGGGTGGTGAGGTGAAGAAGGAAATCTACTCTTCTTCCCCTTCCAAAGACCCCATCCTTCGTGTGAAGGATCTTTGGAAACGATTCGTCACCAGACGCAACCTGTTGGGTAAGGCAACAGATCATTTCGATGCTGTTCGCGGAGTCAGTTTCGAACTCTTTCAAGGAGAAACGCTCGGCATTGTGGGTGAAAGTGGGTGCGGTAAAAGCACCGTCAGTAGAATGATCATTGGATTGATCGAACCCAGTGAAGGGAGCATTGAATGGTCAGGCTCTGCAGGGGCGGTACAACTTGTGTTTCAAGACCCTTATTCTAGCTTGAACCCTCGAATCAGCGTGGGAAATGCGCTCGTAGAGGCGATGATGGTCAATGGAGTAGAGTCAGATAGGCAAAAAGCACAAGATCAAGTGCGTTCCATCCTGGCAGAAGTCGGACTCGATCCTTCACACTTTGACCGGTATCCTCATTCATTCAGCGGTGGACAACGCCAACGTATCGTAGTGGCTCGTGCTTTATGTACCAATCCAAGAGTTGTCGTACTTGATGAGAGTGTTGCTGCGCTTGATGTATCAGTTCAGGCTCAGGTACTAAATCTATTGAACCAATTGAAGGCTTCACGCGGCCTTACTTACGTCTTCATTTCACACGACCTGCACGTAGTGCACTACATGAGTGACCGTTTGCTGGTCATGGAGCGAGGTCAAATTGTGGAATCAGGAAACGCACATAAGATCTTCACTCAGCCTTCCGAGGAATACACAAAAAAGCTCGTTGAATCCGCTGTTTTCACAAACGAAGGTTAA
- the hppD gene encoding 4-hydroxyphenylpyruvate dioxygenase: MATDNSSLQLEKIVDSADDFLPLLGTDYVELYVGNAKQAAHYYQSAWGFQPLAYAGLETGVKDRVSYVLQQDKIRLVLTSPLEKDGPVNEHINKHGDGVKVVALWVDDATKAYQETTSRGGESYMEPVTQEDEHGKVVMSGIHTYGETVHIFVERGEYNGPFLPGYKEWNPDYRPSAVGLKFIDHMVGNVGWNEMNKWCEFYAKVMGFAQLISFDDNDISTEYTALMSKVMSNGNGRIKFPINEPADGRKKSQIEEYIDFYNGAGVQHIAVATDNIIETVTQLKERGVEFLYVPDNYYDTVLDRVGEIDEDLAPLQELGILIDRDDEGYLLQLFTKPVLDRPTMFFEIIQRKGAQSFGKGNFKALFEAIEREQESRGTL, encoded by the coding sequence ATGGCAACAGATAATAGCTCACTACAATTAGAAAAAATCGTCGACTCAGCGGATGACTTCCTTCCGTTGTTGGGTACTGACTATGTTGAACTTTATGTAGGTAACGCCAAGCAGGCGGCACACTACTACCAAAGCGCTTGGGGTTTCCAACCGTTAGCGTATGCAGGACTTGAAACCGGAGTAAAAGACCGCGTTTCATACGTTCTACAGCAAGATAAAATCCGTCTCGTATTGACGTCTCCTCTTGAGAAGGATGGGCCTGTAAATGAGCACATCAACAAGCACGGCGACGGAGTGAAGGTGGTAGCACTGTGGGTTGATGACGCGACCAAAGCTTACCAAGAAACGACAAGCCGCGGTGGCGAAAGCTACATGGAACCTGTGACGCAGGAAGATGAGCACGGTAAAGTCGTAATGAGTGGAATCCACACCTATGGTGAAACCGTTCACATCTTCGTTGAGCGTGGAGAGTACAATGGTCCTTTCCTCCCTGGATACAAGGAGTGGAACCCAGACTACCGTCCAAGTGCAGTAGGTCTGAAGTTCATTGACCACATGGTAGGAAACGTGGGTTGGAACGAAATGAACAAGTGGTGTGAGTTCTACGCAAAAGTGATGGGCTTCGCACAGTTGATCAGCTTCGATGACAACGACATTTCTACAGAGTACACGGCCTTGATGTCGAAAGTGATGAGTAACGGGAACGGACGAATTAAGTTCCCTATCAATGAGCCGGCTGACGGACGTAAAAAGTCGCAGATCGAGGAGTACATTGACTTCTACAATGGAGCAGGTGTACAGCACATCGCCGTAGCAACAGACAACATCATCGAAACGGTGACTCAGTTGAAAGAGCGCGGAGTAGAATTCCTGTACGTTCCGGATAACTATTACGACACAGTACTTGATCGTGTTGGTGAAATTGATGAAGACCTTGCCCCACTTCAGGAGCTTGGTATCTTGATTGACCGCGATGACGAAGGTTACCTTCTACAGCTTTTCACGAAGCCAGTATTGGATCGTCCGACAATGTTCTTCGAGATCATTCAACGAAAAGGAGCACAATCGTTCGGTAAAGGGAATTTCAAAGCCCTCTTTGAAGCCATCGAGCGTGAACAGGAAAGCAGAGGAACCCTCTAA
- a CDS encoding homogentisate 1,2-dioxygenase, producing MPFYHKLGNIPHKRHTIFRKPDGSLYHEQLFGTIGFDGMSTLMYHEHPPTQVLDVQSSVDVAPKIAVERNMKSLNLNGFAVAPKDDYLESRVPVLTNKDCTIILAAPKKSLTEYFYKNADADEVIFVHEGSGTLRTQLGNIDFAYGDYLVVPRGMIYQMSFNDENNRLFITESYRPVYTPKRYRNWFGQLLEHSPFCERDFRPPSKLETHNEKGEFIIKVKKENMLHSYVYGSHPFDVIGWDGFNFPYAFSIHDFEPITGRVHQPPPVHQTFETDAFVICSFCPRLYDYHPEAIPAPYNHSNIDSDEVLYYVDGDFMSRNNIEKGMITLHPAGIPHGPHPGAYERSIGKKETVELAVMVDTFKPLKVTEQALELQNPDYYRSWILD from the coding sequence ATGCCCTTTTATCATAAACTAGGGAACATCCCGCACAAGCGACACACGATCTTCAGAAAGCCTGATGGTTCGCTCTACCACGAGCAACTATTTGGAACGATCGGTTTCGATGGGATGTCAACCCTCATGTATCATGAGCACCCACCAACCCAAGTTCTTGATGTTCAGTCTTCGGTAGACGTAGCTCCGAAGATCGCTGTAGAGCGAAATATGAAATCACTAAACCTGAATGGGTTTGCCGTAGCACCCAAAGATGACTACCTCGAGAGTCGTGTGCCGGTGCTAACGAATAAAGACTGCACGATCATTCTGGCTGCACCGAAGAAGTCGCTCACTGAGTACTTCTACAAAAACGCAGATGCTGATGAGGTGATCTTTGTCCACGAGGGGAGCGGGACACTCCGCACGCAGCTCGGGAACATTGATTTCGCCTACGGTGACTACCTCGTAGTACCGCGAGGAATGATCTACCAAATGTCATTCAACGACGAAAACAACCGCCTTTTCATTACGGAGTCTTACCGTCCGGTATACACTCCAAAGCGTTACCGAAACTGGTTCGGACAATTGTTGGAGCACTCGCCGTTCTGCGAGCGTGACTTCCGTCCGCCTTCAAAACTGGAAACGCACAATGAAAAAGGTGAGTTCATCATCAAAGTGAAGAAAGAGAACATGCTTCACTCATACGTTTATGGATCGCACCCATTTGACGTGATTGGATGGGATGGTTTTAACTTCCCTTACGCATTCTCTATACACGATTTCGAACCGATTACTGGACGCGTACACCAACCGCCACCGGTTCACCAAACCTTCGAAACAGACGCCTTCGTGATCTGTAGTTTCTGTCCAAGACTCTACGATTACCACCCAGAGGCGATCCCAGCACCTTACAATCACAGTAATATCGATAGTGATGAGGTCTTGTACTATGTTGACGGCGACTTTATGAGCCGAAACAACATTGAGAAGGGTATGATCACTTTGCACCCAGCGGGTATTCCTCACGGACCACACCCTGGAGCATACGAGCGCAGCATCGGTAAAAAAGAAACCGTAGAGCTCGCCGTGATGGTTGATACCTTCAAACCTCTCAAAGTGACTGAACAAGCACTTGAACTTCAAAACCCTGATTACTATCGTTCATGGATCCTCGATTGA
- a CDS encoding LytR/AlgR family response regulator transcription factor — MKRALIIDDVENARIGLRKDLEDYCPTIEVCGEADGVVNGARMIRQLNPDVVFLDIQMKDGSGFDLLEILPDINFALIFTTSSNEHAIRAFRFSAVDYLLKPIDPDQLVEAVEKAENTGDHKLEVLRSNLDGGTTRLALNSQEKIKVVDLKEVVRCESTGSYTLFWMADGEQILVTRTLKEYDQMLSDAGFLRVHQSHLINLAFVREFIKTDGGYLVLKDKKEIPVSSRKRSAVIKALAHFA, encoded by the coding sequence ATGAAGAGAGCACTGATCATAGACGACGTAGAGAATGCACGTATCGGACTTCGTAAAGACTTGGAAGATTACTGTCCAACAATTGAAGTCTGCGGAGAAGCTGATGGAGTAGTGAACGGCGCACGTATGATTCGCCAGCTCAATCCTGACGTGGTTTTCCTTGACATTCAAATGAAAGACGGCAGCGGGTTCGATCTGCTAGAGATTCTTCCAGACATCAACTTCGCGTTGATCTTTACGACATCAAGCAACGAGCACGCCATTCGCGCATTCCGCTTTTCTGCGGTTGACTACCTGTTGAAGCCAATCGATCCTGATCAATTGGTGGAAGCCGTGGAGAAAGCAGAAAACACTGGAGACCACAAACTCGAAGTGCTTCGTTCAAACCTTGACGGAGGGACCACTCGTTTAGCCTTGAATTCACAAGAAAAAATCAAGGTCGTTGACCTGAAAGAAGTCGTGCGATGTGAATCAACTGGGTCCTACACTCTATTCTGGATGGCTGATGGGGAGCAGATTCTAGTGACAAGAACTTTAAAAGAGTACGATCAAATGCTCTCAGATGCGGGATTCCTTCGTGTGCATCAATCGCACCTCATCAATCTCGCTTTTGTACGTGAATTCATCAAGACAGATGGAGGCTACTTGGTACTTAAAGACAAGAAAGAAATCCCGGTATCTAGCCGCAAACGCAGTGCTGTAATCAAAGCATTGGCACATTTTGCCTGA
- a CDS encoding lamin tail domain-containing protein, translating into MKYLRSVLLLVAATLFSQFSVAQIWTLDFTGMNGKGAIGPGPVIDVAGVPFTVDISGGNLADASDWFYVENEIFEARDVDGDCIWLSESIDISSYTEVDISMVISEVGDHEASDFVDVEYLLDGTPTLITNWNGLGSATHTLIGDIPNDSDWGTETVTATNLMGSTLQIRVTMNNGAASEYLQLDDIVVTESGVAPVVADIQITEVHYNPDDAGGYLDVDYEFIELYNAEATPVDLSGYTFTQGIVYTFPAATSIAAGEYIIVCANSATYSGNGYQVFQWTSGALNNDGELIQIQDASSNTVDQITYGDVSPWPFQADGYGPSIELTTLGTDNNTGANWHSYNCQGQPTPNGTPGAANSTPGSGCTNPGALNFDFCAFIDDASCTFPVFDVVINEFHYNPCTEQGNDTDYEFIEIYNFGASAIDIGDWQLANAVDFTFPTGTTIAAGEYIVVAVNAATYSGNGYQVFEWTTGGINNSGETIELLNDGGATVDELTYDDGPTWPVTADGSCVSVELVDPTSDNSDASNWQPSFTFGGTPGAVNSTMQDCGDCGVGATVNSFISDDFEDGDITDWVITSGADWAASGLVGINGSFSLDHAGAAGTSSVSYDMNCLNADAACTTWSFDMMSDAWDVTANNNFSVFLVANEADLTSATVDGVAFGANLNADASGNLALYNVSNGAVAGTILTYPYPWPQNGFVSVEINYTENGMWVVKVDTDGGSDLLLTGGPAVASANPVEGQYFGILYNCDAVAATGIRFDDINVSQCGVSETYYSVASGNLTDAIWNTDTNGATGEAVTFSKFKNMVIRNGQTVSFDADFTVNDLTVDATNGAGVVNAGSGNATLAGNFTNDGGTVNAETSTFIFKGDAAQSIGGTSSTTFENVTMKNPLGLSLGVNTSIHGVLSPEEGAFTTGANVLTLASDAMGTGSVGEIMASASFAGTVNAQRYIPVGETMWVNLCSPIAGLTLADWNDDLITTGFTNSDFPDYAFDDGTLFNNVLQYDETVAGMLNDGFVGATDITDGLDATRGYFVYMQNLSQLVDVEGSIQQGSLTTNLNYTSTGVAANDGWELVANRYPSEIDFDALHALSTGIAPTYYVFDAENFVYTSYTVGVGGTATGFIPSGQSFWVQSTGAGAALQFEESIKSNVGSAFERDFPGLSKIALQLERNGLKHVTTVVLEEDASIDFEPGKDAFVLGSVSDSAPLIAAVATDGELTAVNRISLENVTSIPVHVKAVAGSFTFRVIDAEYIPEGVCMSIEDLETGEFFPFEENVEISWEQAEDFEGVRFMLHLTKPIETAVNNISCHGANDGQITVDSFVSTGTVEVYNLNGVLIDSADIAENVTFENLAEGDYQIVYTDADGACAQVSAWVYVEQPNAISISTPLAIDLDLVEEVVTTTVQADVANAELVTWYVDGMYVGEGVELDLNFYEAGTYIVTAEASNGVCYESAQTVITVVGGNTIEELNSTITAFMVGSQLQVQSSGTTYTDLSIFDATGKIVAQFNLGATNGTSTVDLSTLAHGSYTVIISNNGIQIEAVRFVK; encoded by the coding sequence ATGAAATACTTAAGATCGGTACTACTACTGGTAGCTGCTACCCTATTCTCTCAATTTTCCGTTGCACAAATCTGGACACTCGACTTCACCGGCATGAACGGTAAGGGTGCTATTGGCCCTGGTCCTGTGATTGATGTGGCTGGAGTTCCTTTCACTGTTGACATATCGGGAGGAAATCTTGCTGACGCCTCAGATTGGTTCTATGTTGAAAATGAAATCTTCGAAGCACGCGATGTGGATGGTGATTGTATTTGGTTGAGTGAGTCAATTGACATCTCATCGTACACAGAAGTAGATATTTCAATGGTCATTAGCGAAGTGGGTGACCATGAAGCCTCTGACTTTGTCGATGTAGAATACCTACTTGACGGCACACCTACACTCATCACCAACTGGAATGGGTTAGGTAGCGCAACCCACACACTCATCGGAGACATCCCGAACGACTCTGACTGGGGAACGGAAACGGTTACAGCAACGAACCTCATGGGGTCTACCCTTCAGATTCGTGTGACAATGAACAACGGTGCGGCATCTGAGTACCTGCAACTAGACGACATCGTCGTTACTGAAAGCGGCGTAGCGCCGGTGGTGGCAGACATTCAGATCACGGAGGTTCACTACAATCCAGACGACGCCGGGGGTTACCTCGATGTTGATTACGAATTCATCGAGCTATATAACGCCGAAGCGACTCCTGTTGACTTGAGCGGATACACCTTCACTCAAGGAATTGTCTACACTTTCCCAGCCGCTACAAGCATCGCAGCTGGAGAGTACATCATCGTCTGTGCAAATTCAGCAACCTACAGTGGAAATGGCTACCAAGTCTTCCAATGGACAAGCGGCGCACTGAACAACGATGGCGAGCTCATTCAGATTCAAGACGCTTCTTCAAACACGGTTGATCAAATTACTTACGGTGATGTCAGCCCATGGCCATTCCAAGCAGATGGGTACGGTCCTTCGATTGAGTTAACTACTCTAGGAACAGACAACAATACTGGAGCGAACTGGCACAGCTACAACTGCCAAGGACAGCCAACTCCAAACGGAACTCCAGGAGCGGCGAACAGCACGCCTGGAAGTGGTTGTACTAACCCAGGAGCTTTGAACTTTGACTTTTGTGCCTTCATTGATGATGCGAGCTGTACCTTCCCGGTCTTCGATGTAGTCATCAACGAATTCCACTACAACCCTTGTACAGAGCAAGGAAACGACACTGATTACGAGTTCATCGAAATCTACAACTTCGGTGCTTCAGCAATTGACATTGGCGATTGGCAACTTGCTAACGCCGTTGATTTCACTTTCCCTACTGGAACAACAATTGCGGCTGGCGAATACATCGTCGTTGCAGTAAACGCTGCTACATACAGCGGTAATGGTTACCAAGTGTTCGAATGGACAACTGGAGGAATCAATAACAGTGGTGAAACCATTGAACTACTCAACGACGGAGGCGCAACAGTAGACGAACTTACTTACGATGACGGACCAACATGGCCAGTTACAGCAGATGGTTCTTGTGTGTCTGTGGAGCTTGTAGATCCAACTTCTGACAACAGCGATGCTTCAAACTGGCAGCCTAGTTTCACTTTTGGAGGAACTCCAGGAGCAGTAAATAGCACAATGCAAGACTGTGGTGATTGTGGTGTAGGAGCAACAGTAAACTCTTTCATTAGCGATGACTTTGAAGATGGAGACATCACTGATTGGGTGATTACGAGTGGAGCTGATTGGGCCGCTAGCGGACTCGTAGGAATCAACGGTTCTTTCAGCCTTGATCACGCAGGTGCAGCAGGCACAAGCTCTGTGAGTTATGATATGAATTGCTTGAACGCAGATGCTGCATGTACCACTTGGAGCTTCGACATGATGTCTGATGCTTGGGACGTTACAGCGAACAACAACTTCTCAGTATTCCTTGTGGCAAATGAAGCTGATCTTACTTCTGCTACAGTTGACGGAGTTGCTTTCGGTGCGAACCTAAATGCAGATGCTTCAGGAAACCTAGCACTCTACAACGTAAGTAATGGTGCCGTTGCAGGTACTATCCTTACCTACCCTTACCCTTGGCCACAGAACGGATTCGTAAGTGTAGAAATCAACTACACAGAAAACGGAATGTGGGTAGTGAAAGTAGATACTGACGGTGGTTCAGATCTATTGCTCACAGGCGGACCGGCAGTAGCAAGTGCAAATCCTGTCGAAGGACAGTACTTCGGAATCCTGTACAACTGTGACGCCGTTGCTGCGACAGGCATTCGCTTCGACGACATCAACGTGTCACAATGTGGAGTATCTGAAACTTACTACTCGGTAGCGTCTGGTAACCTAACGGATGCTATCTGGAATACAGACACGAATGGCGCAACAGGCGAAGCAGTGACCTTCAGCAAGTTCAAAAACATGGTAATTCGCAACGGACAGACAGTGAGCTTTGATGCTGACTTCACCGTGAACGACCTAACCGTCGATGCTACCAACGGAGCCGGAGTGGTTAACGCTGGTTCGGGCAACGCTACGCTCGCTGGTAACTTCACGAACGACGGTGGTACGGTGAATGCCGAAACAAGCACCTTCATCTTCAAAGGAGATGCTGCACAGTCTATCGGTGGTACATCCTCTACTACGTTTGAGAATGTGACCATGAAGAACCCACTGGGTCTTAGCCTAGGAGTGAATACATCGATTCACGGAGTGCTCTCTCCAGAAGAAGGAGCATTCACAACTGGTGCCAACGTACTCACCCTCGCGTCAGACGCCATGGGTACTGGATCTGTTGGTGAAATCATGGCTTCTGCTTCATTCGCTGGAACAGTAAACGCGCAACGATACATCCCAGTCGGTGAGACGATGTGGGTGAATCTGTGTTCTCCGATTGCAGGTTTGACGCTTGCAGATTGGAATGACGACCTGATCACCACTGGATTCACGAACTCAGATTTCCCTGACTACGCTTTCGATGATGGAACGCTCTTCAACAACGTTCTTCAATACGACGAAACAGTAGCGGGAATGCTCAACGACGGTTTCGTAGGAGCAACAGACATCACTGATGGCCTTGACGCTACTCGCGGATACTTCGTTTACATGCAGAACCTTTCTCAGCTCGTTGATGTTGAGGGATCGATTCAGCAAGGAAGCTTGACAACGAACTTGAACTACACTTCTACTGGTGTGGCTGCAAATGATGGTTGGGAGCTAGTAGCAAACCGTTACCCGAGTGAGATTGACTTCGATGCACTACACGCATTGTCAACAGGTATCGCTCCAACCTACTACGTATTTGACGCTGAGAACTTCGTCTACACATCTTACACGGTGGGTGTAGGTGGAACTGCTACTGGTTTCATTCCTAGCGGACAGTCGTTCTGGGTGCAGTCTACTGGTGCTGGCGCGGCTTTACAGTTTGAAGAGAGCATTAAGTCGAACGTAGGTTCCGCCTTTGAGCGTGATTTCCCAGGGCTTTCAAAGATTGCCCTTCAATTGGAGCGCAATGGCTTGAAGCACGTGACGACCGTAGTTCTTGAGGAAGATGCCTCTATCGACTTCGAACCAGGTAAAGACGCATTTGTATTAGGGTCTGTCTCAGATTCAGCTCCATTGATCGCAGCAGTAGCAACTGACGGTGAATTAACGGCAGTGAATCGCATCTCTCTTGAGAATGTGACAAGCATTCCAGTTCATGTGAAAGCAGTGGCTGGTTCATTCACTTTCCGCGTGATCGATGCGGAGTACATTCCTGAAGGGGTTTGTATGAGCATTGAAGACCTTGAAACAGGTGAATTCTTCCCATTCGAAGAGAACGTTGAAATCAGCTGGGAACAAGCAGAAGACTTCGAGGGTGTTCGTTTCATGCTTCACCTCACGAAGCCAATTGAAACGGCGGTGAACAACATCTCTTGCCACGGCGCTAATGACGGTCAAATCACCGTTGACTCATTCGTTTCAACAGGTACAGTGGAGGTATACAACCTCAATGGTGTCTTGATTGACAGCGCTGATATCGCAGAGAACGTGACTTTCGAAAACCTAGCCGAGGGAGACTACCAGATCGTTTACACTGACGCTGACGGAGCTTGTGCTCAGGTGAGTGCTTGGGTCTACGTTGAGCAACCAAATGCCATCTCGATCTCCACTCCACTTGCTATCGATCTTGATCTTGTTGAAGAAGTGGTGACTACTACGGTTCAGGCTGATGTCGCTAACGCGGAATTGGTGACCTGGTACGTTGACGGAATGTACGTAGGAGAAGGTGTTGAGCTTGACCTCAACTTCTATGAAGCGGGGACTTACATCGTGACTGCGGAAGCATCGAATGGAGTGTGCTACGAAAGCGCTCAAACAGTGATTACCGTAGTTGGTGGAAACACCATCGAAGAACTAAACTCAACCATTACAGCCTTTATGGTAGGCTCGCAACTTCAGGTGCAGTCTTCAGGAACGACATACACTGACCTCAGCATCTTTGATGCTACCGGTAAAATCGTAGCTCAATTCAACCTTGGGGCGACAAATGGAACATCAACTGTTGATCTCTCAACATTAGCTCACGGAAGCTACACAGTGATCATCAGCAACAATGGAATACAGATCGAAGCGGTGCGTTTCGTGAAGTAA